A window of the Phragmites australis chromosome 20, lpPhrAust1.1, whole genome shotgun sequence genome harbors these coding sequences:
- the LOC133901531 gene encoding predicted GPI-anchored protein 58, giving the protein MGPDPAPGDLAVAPPSPRWKRMREDSGPELSGPEFRIPAAKWQYRGTKTAPPAGAAEGQGRPEAPRPAPVPELSAPAEPGLASAAAGPRPVDTATETGQTDGAAVPELADAVAEPEPVDAMSLPGPADAVAERVPADAAAETETQPRQSVPRHPTLPRACRARGG; this is encoded by the exons ATGGGGCCCGATCCGGCGCCCGGAGACCTCGCGGTGGCCCCGCCAAGCCCCCGGTGGAAGAGGatgagggaggactccgggccggagctatcgggcccggagttcaggatcccGGCAGCCAAATGGCAATATCGAGGGACGAAGACCGC gccgcctGCGGGCGCCGCTGAGGGCCAGGGGCGACCGGAGGCACCGAGGCCGGCACCAGTCCCCGAGCTGAGCgcgccggcggagccagggctggcaagCGCGGCGGCTGGGCCGAGGCCAGTGGACACGGCGACGGAGACGGGGCAGACGGACGGGGCTGCGGTGCCGGAACTAGCGGACGCGGTGGCAGAGCCAGAACCGGTGGACGCGATGTCCTTGCCGGGACCGGCGGATGCGGTGGCCGAGAGGGTGCCGGCAGACGCGGCGGCTGAGACGGAGACGCAGCCCCGCCAGAGCGTTCCGCGCCATCCGACCCTACCTCgagcgtgccgagcccggggcggatga